One part of the Chryseobacterium sp. 7 genome encodes these proteins:
- a CDS encoding cell surface protein, which produces MNRNSFTYLKIGFLSFFLAAVIACKHDDEDEFTFNGLDDSYTIERLKVLSIPTHASGSVVWSINDSIISQNSELEFISPTADAYPLTLKINNKGNEQVFHSKIIVTKEKTPYSKYISKVLEFRPAVGQFMNEIPEYLPGNTAANMLQKANESLVGGNSTMISLGGYGGYVVFGFDHTIPNLNGRDFKVLGNAFFGNDAADERSGSCEPGIIMVAYDRNKNGKPDNDEWYEIAGSEYFKNTTVKDYSITYHKPDENKTPVPGTEFWQTDVEYIKWNDNLGNQGFKTKNTFHVQSYYPLWFTDPSYSFSGTRLANNFFDQSGDGSYWVGKSYEFGYADNAPNTDEASNIDISWAVDRNGKYVKLPGVDFMKIYTGVNQEAGWLGEVSTEVAGAYDLHFK; this is translated from the coding sequence ATGAACAGAAATAGCTTTACTTATTTAAAAATCGGATTTTTATCCTTTTTCCTTGCAGCTGTGATAGCCTGTAAACATGATGATGAAGATGAATTTACATTTAACGGCCTTGATGATTCCTATACCATTGAACGTTTAAAAGTGTTGAGTATTCCTACTCATGCTTCTGGATCAGTTGTGTGGAGTATTAATGATTCCATTATTTCTCAAAATTCAGAACTTGAATTTATCAGCCCGACTGCCGATGCTTATCCTTTGACTTTAAAGATTAATAATAAAGGAAACGAGCAGGTTTTTCATTCCAAAATAATTGTTACCAAGGAAAAAACGCCTTACAGTAAATATATTTCTAAAGTACTGGAGTTTCGTCCTGCTGTAGGACAGTTCATGAATGAAATTCCGGAATACTTACCCGGAAATACAGCTGCAAACATGCTTCAGAAAGCCAACGAATCATTAGTCGGGGGCAATTCTACCATGATCAGTCTTGGTGGATATGGCGGATATGTTGTTTTCGGTTTTGATCATACCATTCCGAATCTGAATGGACGTGATTTTAAAGTGCTGGGAAATGCATTCTTTGGAAATGATGCCGCAGATGAGCGTTCAGGATCTTGCGAGCCGGGAATTATTATGGTAGCCTACGACCGAAACAAAAACGGAAAACCGGATAATGACGAATGGTACGAAATCGCAGGCAGCGAATACTTCAAAAACACTACAGTAAAAGATTACAGCATAACCTATCATAAACCTGATGAAAATAAAACACCTGTGCCCGGAACCGAATTCTGGCAGACTGATGTAGAATATATCAAGTGGAATGACAATCTGGGAAATCAGGGATTCAAAACAAAAAATACTTTCCATGTACAAAGCTATTATCCTTTATGGTTTACAGATCCTTCTTACAGTTTTTCAGGAACCAGGCTGGCGAATAATTTCTTCGATCAGAGCGGGGACGGATCTTATTGGGTAGGTAAATCCTATGAGTTCGGGTATGCAGATAATGCTCCGAATACAGATGAAGCCTCCAATATTGATATTTCATGGGCCGTAGACAGAAACGGGAAATATGTGAAACTTCCTGGAGTTGATTTTATGAAAATATATACAGGAGTCAATCAGGAAGCGGGCTGGCTGGGGGAAGTTTCTACGGAAGTGGCAGGAGCTTACGATTTACATTTCAAATAA
- a CDS encoding transporter: MKKIIVILSLILCNLNQAKTIKDSAYIAPNSFSRFDFDEDCDACGCAAGNGSSGFESLLNPQFVGIKYFAQHYKAKENLFVKDLTQDQYFNTLQLWGKIPLTKKLSVYASLPFHFHEKKTMQGDIKINGIGDLNLMGIYQLMSSKNNFHHLSGGLGVKIPLGKFDEKGASGVNPSFQLGTGSWDYQAALNYKFQKDKVAVLVNTDYTIKTENKKNYRFGNQWNYAATGFYQVAGNEKSIFSVKTGVQGEVYAQNKQFDEALPNTAGSALYGKLGFEASYKKLSLGSEVMLPMYTHLAGGDIEAKSRFSIFLNIGI, translated from the coding sequence ATGAAGAAGATTATAGTAATACTAAGTTTGATCCTATGTAACCTGAATCAGGCAAAGACTATTAAAGACAGTGCTTATATCGCTCCAAATAGCTTTAGCAGATTCGATTTTGATGAGGATTGTGATGCCTGTGGCTGTGCGGCAGGAAATGGTTCTTCCGGCTTTGAATCTTTATTGAATCCGCAGTTTGTAGGAATCAAATACTTTGCCCAGCATTATAAAGCAAAAGAAAACTTATTTGTAAAAGATCTTACGCAGGATCAGTATTTTAATACGTTACAGCTTTGGGGAAAAATTCCATTGACTAAAAAACTGAGTGTTTACGCAAGCCTTCCATTCCATTTCCATGAAAAGAAAACCATGCAGGGAGATATTAAAATTAATGGAATTGGGGATTTGAATCTGATGGGAATTTACCAGCTGATGAGCTCTAAAAATAATTTTCATCACCTGAGTGGAGGCTTGGGAGTGAAAATTCCGCTTGGAAAATTTGATGAAAAAGGAGCATCCGGAGTCAATCCGAGTTTTCAGCTGGGAACCGGAAGTTGGGATTATCAGGCCGCTTTGAATTATAAGTTTCAAAAAGATAAAGTGGCCGTATTGGTCAATACAGATTATACTATCAAAACAGAGAATAAGAAAAATTACCGCTTTGGAAATCAGTGGAATTATGCAGCGACGGGTTTTTATCAGGTTGCGGGAAATGAAAAATCTATTTTTTCTGTAAAGACGGGTGTTCAGGGAGAAGTGTATGCTCAGAACAAACAGTTTGATGAAGCATTGCCCAATACGGCTGGAAGTGCTTTATACGGAAAACTGGGATTTGAAGCTTCTTATAAAAAGCTGAGTTTAGGAAGTGAAGTGATGCTTCCCATGTATACTCATTTGGCAGGTGGCGATATTGAAGCAAAATCAAGGTTCAGTATTTTTCTGAATATTGGAATTTAA
- a CDS encoding YncE family protein — MRKLNFYFLFLVLAFLTSCRTDDIIVRQEVVEGLPSENTAIKGFYMLNEGNMGSNKCTLDFFDYTKGTYYRNIYAEINPNVVKELGDVGNDIKVYGSKLYIVVNVSNKIEVLDAKTAKRITSIPLQNCRYLAFKDGKAYASSYAGPVAINPKAPKGKVVEIDTTSLSIQREVVVGYQPEEMEIVGNKLFVANSGGYKAPDYDNTVSVIDLNTFTEIKKIEVAINLHHLKKDNYGDLYVTSRGDYYNVPSSLYLIDAATGTVKKNFNLSVSEMTIVNDKLYFYGNEFNYNTHSYKKSFGIIDVKTEQIIANRIFDKEYEDAIKTPYGITVNPITEDIYMTDARNYVSMGFVYCFDKNGHFKWKTEGGNIPAHFAFLYK, encoded by the coding sequence ATGAGAAAACTAAACTTTTATTTTTTATTTCTTGTATTAGCTTTTCTTACTTCATGCCGTACAGATGATATTATCGTCCGTCAGGAAGTGGTAGAAGGACTTCCCTCAGAAAATACGGCTATAAAAGGCTTTTATATGCTCAATGAAGGGAATATGGGGAGCAATAAATGTACCCTGGATTTTTTTGATTATACCAAAGGAACCTATTACCGGAATATCTATGCAGAGATCAACCCTAATGTGGTAAAAGAACTGGGAGATGTAGGAAATGATATCAAAGTCTATGGCAGCAAACTTTACATTGTTGTCAATGTTTCCAATAAAATTGAAGTGCTGGATGCCAAAACAGCTAAACGTATTACCTCTATTCCCTTACAAAATTGCAGATATCTTGCCTTCAAAGACGGGAAAGCGTATGCCAGCAGCTATGCCGGCCCTGTAGCTATTAACCCAAAAGCACCTAAAGGAAAAGTAGTGGAAATTGATACTACTTCTCTTTCCATTCAGCGTGAAGTGGTTGTGGGATATCAGCCGGAAGAAATGGAAATTGTTGGAAATAAATTGTTTGTGGCCAATTCCGGAGGATACAAAGCTCCCGATTATGACAATACTGTTTCTGTCATAGACCTGAACACTTTTACAGAAATCAAAAAAATAGAGGTTGCCATCAATCTCCACCATCTTAAAAAAGACAATTACGGGGATCTGTATGTAACCTCAAGAGGAGATTATTATAATGTTCCTTCCAGTCTTTATTTAATAGATGCAGCTACGGGAACCGTGAAGAAAAATTTCAATCTCTCCGTGAGCGAAATGACCATTGTGAATGATAAACTCTATTTCTACGGAAATGAATTCAATTACAATACCCATAGCTATAAAAAGAGTTTTGGAATTATTGATGTGAAAACAGAGCAAATCATAGCCAACAGGATTTTTGACAAAGAGTATGAAGATGCCATCAAAACACCTTACGGAATTACAGTAAATCCCATTACAGAAGATATCTACATGACTGATGCCAGAAATTACGTCTCCATGGGATTTGTGTATTGCTTTGATAAAAACGGACACTTTAAATGGAAAACGGAAGGCGGAAATATCCCTGCCCACTTCGCTTTTTTATACAAATAA
- a CDS encoding TonB-dependent receptor plug domain-containing protein, producing MAAKLTTSAIQKAVFIILVITSQLLSSQTKKKDSLQEETIKGINLYKKNFKEILPAQTLQGEQLERLNSQSVADALRYFSGVQIKDYGGLGGLKTINIRSMGSQHVGVFYDGIQLGNAQNGLVDLGRYSLDDLEEISLYNGQKSEIFQPAKDFGSSGSIYLQPKTPVFKGNRKTNLIIRAKSASIDLFNPSFRLEQKISDRVSASFSGEFMQSDGIYRFRYAKKYPDGQQAYDTIAKRQDSDIKAKRFETSLNGTLNNGSWNIRGYGYISDRGMPAPIVNGRFGGRGARLSDENYFVQANLRKKLFPKFETQLKAKFAYDYTHFMDTVRSQSIIHTDNTYIQRELYLSSSNIYSITPNWDVNLSGDFQYNNLDANLDNFSYPTRYTTLVALATTYQWNRFKILASLLGTFTFEEVRKNKRPGDAREWTPAVFMSYQPEIIPDLTLRAFYKRIFRLPTFNDLYYTNIGNTYLKPEFTNQYDVGFTYQKNYTDRFFKTFYAKVDGYYNKVQDKIVAAPNGSMFRWLMMNLGMVEIIGADVNLQTEFQLGKVTLRPLLSYTYQSARDMSDPEDTFYRNQIPYTPWHSGSFSLMADYKDWSFNYSAMYVGERYDVNQDNIQYNYVQPWYTHDLSVQKKFNWANHQFKVSLEMNNIFNQYYDVVINYPMPGRNFKLILNFTL from the coding sequence ATGGCGGCAAAACTAACTACTTCGGCAATTCAAAAAGCTGTTTTCATCATACTGGTGATAACATCCCAACTTTTGTCTTCTCAAACTAAGAAAAAAGACAGTTTACAGGAAGAGACCATTAAAGGAATCAATCTTTATAAAAAGAATTTTAAAGAAATCCTTCCTGCACAGACCTTACAGGGCGAGCAGCTGGAAAGACTGAACAGTCAATCTGTTGCAGATGCTTTGCGGTATTTTTCCGGTGTTCAGATCAAAGACTATGGAGGTTTGGGTGGTTTGAAAACCATTAATATCCGAAGTATGGGAAGTCAGCACGTAGGTGTTTTCTATGATGGAATTCAATTAGGAAATGCTCAAAACGGACTGGTAGATCTGGGAAGATATTCTTTGGATGATCTGGAAGAAATATCATTATATAACGGACAGAAAAGTGAGATTTTTCAGCCGGCAAAAGACTTCGGTTCTTCGGGATCTATTTATTTACAGCCTAAAACTCCCGTATTTAAAGGAAACAGAAAAACTAATCTCATTATAAGAGCAAAAAGTGCTTCTATTGATCTTTTTAATCCTTCATTCCGATTGGAACAGAAGATTTCAGACAGGGTTTCTGCCAGCTTCAGCGGAGAATTTATGCAGAGTGACGGAATCTACAGATTTCGATATGCAAAGAAATATCCAGACGGTCAGCAGGCTTATGATACGATTGCAAAAAGGCAGGATTCAGATATTAAAGCAAAGCGTTTTGAAACTTCTTTAAATGGAACTTTAAATAACGGAAGCTGGAATATCAGAGGATACGGATATATTTCAGACCGTGGAATGCCTGCTCCTATTGTAAATGGACGTTTCGGAGGTAGAGGAGCGAGACTTTCCGATGAAAATTATTTTGTACAGGCTAACCTGAGAAAGAAACTGTTTCCAAAATTTGAAACACAGCTGAAAGCAAAATTCGCTTACGATTATACCCATTTCATGGATACGGTTCGTTCACAATCTATTATTCATACCGATAACACTTATATTCAAAGAGAGCTTTACCTTTCTTCATCCAATATCTATTCAATCACGCCCAATTGGGATGTCAATCTGAGTGGAGATTTTCAGTACAATAATCTGGACGCCAATCTGGATAACTTTTCTTATCCTACCCGTTATACCACATTGGTTGCATTGGCAACAACCTATCAATGGAACAGATTCAAAATTCTGGCAAGCCTTTTAGGAACCTTTACATTTGAGGAAGTAAGAAAAAATAAAAGACCGGGAGATGCCAGAGAATGGACTCCAGCTGTTTTTATGAGCTATCAGCCAGAGATAATCCCGGATCTTACCCTTAGGGCATTTTATAAAAGAATTTTCCGACTTCCCACTTTTAATGATTTGTACTATACCAATATCGGAAACACTTACCTGAAGCCGGAATTTACCAATCAGTATGATGTGGGATTTACCTATCAAAAGAATTATACTGATCGTTTCTTTAAAACCTTTTATGCTAAAGTAGACGGTTACTATAACAAGGTTCAGGATAAAATTGTAGCCGCACCCAACGGAAGTATGTTCCGATGGCTGATGATGAACCTGGGGATGGTTGAAATCATAGGAGCTGATGTAAATCTTCAGACTGAATTTCAGCTGGGAAAAGTAACCCTTAGACCATTGCTTTCCTACACATATCAAAGTGCAAGAGATATGAGTGATCCTGAAGATACTTTTTACCGGAATCAGATTCCTTATACACCATGGCATAGCGGATCATTCAGTCTGATGGCAGATTATAAAGACTGGAGTTTCAATTACAGTGCGATGTACGTAGGAGAAAGATATGATGTGAATCAGGATAATATTCAATACAATTATGTGCAGCCCTGGTATACCCACGATCTGTCTGTTCAGAAAAAATTCAACTGGGCAAATCATCAATTTAAAGTAAGCCTTGAGATGAATAATATTTTCAATCAATACTATGATGTTGTGATTAATTATCCGATGCCAGGAAGAAACTTTAAACTTATTCTAAACTTCACCCTATGA
- a CDS encoding DUF5074 domain-containing protein — MKKFYLFMMLFLFACVSNAQIKVQGVPRNDISGISNLNTTAISFSDIQYWVGSGANQAAFVVQWNDSKNPDAMVWGFKWDGNATGEDMLKAIAKADHRLYTLLYQGTQFGSAVGGIGFDLNGQNTNALIKSGNTTYPLYPVNGFVNTTAYDFDSYTIVDAANDHWQSGWTVNGYWAYWVKNPADADFGYSSVGASSRVLENGSWDVWNFNVGFSQTPISSTLTPVSPYVASTNFTNGYFMVNEEWFGHTNGSVNFIDNNGQINYRVYSNANNNQAFGATTQYGTIYGDKFYFVSKQAADGGDTQYTPGGRLVVANAQTMQKIAGFNNIGGGDGRSFVGVNEHKGYIGTSTGIVLFNIDNLQVGTLIAGTGGTGQIGNMIRTSQYVFAVKQGTGILVIDPNTDTVVSTIAGGFYSVAQAKDGSVWGIQDQKLISINPTTFATQVYNIPTTKYIGDWGAWNAGKFSASNKENALYWINSLSSFSSGSQIVRFDVTTKTFNENFAAIPGQTGQFKQIPYGAALRVNPITGELVLNTTESGYGAHYQKNWIHTYDMTGALINTKTLNDYYWFPSLTVFTNNSVPVVSNTLPSQVSAGSTTSIDLKSIVSDADNMSLSVVKSIKSNSNPTVISATINNNDELVLTPLNSGTSEIVIGFNSNGKLVEKTITVNGTASTLATAEVKKLEFGIYPNPVVDILTIKTQEKIQNVSMYDASGRVVNVQLNNGQINVSTLPKGIYILKAVTDKAVYQQKVIKN, encoded by the coding sequence ATGAAAAAGTTTTATCTTTTTATGATGCTTTTTCTGTTTGCATGCGTATCAAATGCACAGATAAAAGTTCAGGGTGTACCCAGAAATGATATTTCGGGGATCAGCAATCTTAATACCACTGCCATCAGTTTTTCTGATATTCAGTATTGGGTAGGATCAGGGGCCAATCAGGCTGCTTTTGTAGTACAGTGGAATGACAGTAAAAACCCTGATGCAATGGTTTGGGGATTCAAATGGGACGGAAACGCCACAGGAGAAGACATGCTGAAAGCTATTGCCAAAGCAGACCACAGATTATACACTTTGCTGTACCAGGGAACTCAGTTTGGATCAGCGGTTGGAGGAATTGGTTTTGACCTTAACGGACAAAATACCAATGCCCTGATCAAAAGCGGAAACACCACGTATCCTTTATATCCTGTAAATGGTTTTGTCAATACAACTGCTTATGATTTTGACAGCTATACCATTGTAGATGCTGCCAACGATCACTGGCAATCCGGCTGGACGGTGAACGGATATTGGGCGTATTGGGTAAAGAATCCTGCTGATGCTGACTTTGGATATTCTAGTGTTGGAGCTTCTTCACGTGTGTTAGAAAACGGTTCATGGGATGTCTGGAACTTTAATGTAGGATTTAGTCAAACTCCTATTTCTTCTACCCTTACTCCGGTTTCTCCATATGTAGCTTCCACTAACTTTACGAATGGATATTTCATGGTAAATGAAGAATGGTTCGGTCATACCAACGGTTCTGTGAATTTCATTGATAATAATGGTCAGATCAATTATCGTGTATACAGTAATGCCAACAATAACCAGGCTTTCGGTGCCACTACACAATATGGGACAATCTATGGAGATAAATTCTATTTTGTTTCAAAGCAGGCTGCTGATGGAGGGGATACTCAGTATACTCCAGGCGGAAGACTTGTTGTGGCTAATGCACAGACCATGCAGAAAATTGCTGGATTTAATAATATTGGGGGCGGTGACGGAAGATCTTTTGTAGGAGTAAACGAGCACAAAGGATATATTGGAACTTCTACAGGAATTGTTCTTTTCAATATTGATAATTTACAGGTAGGAACCCTGATTGCAGGAACAGGTGGAACCGGACAGATCGGAAACATGATCCGTACTTCACAATATGTATTTGCTGTGAAGCAGGGAACAGGAATCTTAGTGATTGATCCTAATACAGATACAGTAGTGAGTACTATCGCAGGAGGTTTCTATTCCGTGGCTCAGGCTAAAGATGGAAGTGTATGGGGAATTCAGGATCAAAAGCTGATCAGCATTAATCCTACCACTTTTGCTACACAGGTTTACAATATTCCAACAACAAAATATATCGGAGATTGGGGAGCATGGAACGCAGGTAAATTTTCAGCAAGCAACAAAGAAAATGCTTTATACTGGATTAACTCATTAAGCAGCTTTAGCTCAGGATCACAAATTGTAAGATTTGATGTAACCACAAAAACATTTAATGAAAACTTCGCTGCCATCCCGGGACAGACAGGACAGTTTAAGCAGATTCCTTACGGTGCTGCACTTCGTGTAAACCCAATCACCGGAGAATTGGTTCTGAATACTACGGAAAGCGGATACGGAGCACACTATCAGAAAAACTGGATTCATACTTATGATATGACCGGAGCTCTTATCAATACAAAAACGCTGAATGATTATTATTGGTTCCCTTCATTGACAGTATTTACCAATAATTCAGTTCCGGTAGTAAGCAATACTTTACCTTCACAGGTATCGGCTGGCAGTACTACATCCATTGACCTGAAATCAATAGTTTCGGATGCCGATAACATGTCACTATCTGTAGTGAAATCTATAAAATCAAACAGCAATCCTACAGTAATTTCTGCTACTATTAATAATAACGACGAATTGGTTCTTACGCCGCTTAATTCTGGAACTTCTGAAATAGTGATCGGATTTAATTCGAATGGTAAACTGGTAGAAAAAACAATTACTGTAAACGGTACAGCCTCCACTTTAGCTACTGCTGAAGTGAAAAAATTAGAATTCGGTATCTATCCGAATCCGGTTGTTGATATCCTTACCATTAAAACGCAGGAGAAAATCCAGAATGTGTCTATGTATGACGCTTCAGGAAGAGTTGTTAATGTACAGCTGAACAACGGACAGATCAATGTAAGTACACTGCCAAAAGGTATTTATATTTTAAAAGCCGTTACAGACAAAGCTGTATATCAGCAAAAAGTAATCAAAAATTAA
- a CDS encoding cytochrome-c peroxidase — MINFFVKTILVLVFILSCISCTDEVIQPLEKDEAYNLQFPSYFPEMTFDESINPVTKNGVELGRKLFYEGRLSRNNTISCGFCHIQENAFTHHGHTVSHGVDDRIGIRNAPPIQNMAFLKRYMWDGVIHNLNEQPISPITDVNEMDSSIPEAISKIKDDQKYKKLFREAYGDETITGERILKALSQFMASLISADSKYDRFKQGKEQLTSAESQGMVLFGQKCASCHSGELFTDESFRNTGMYYNTEFKDAGRYRVSLNQVDWMKFRVPSLRNVEYTAPYMHDGRFYTLDAVLNFYSDQVEDNANLDPQLKQNGHIGIAMNSQEKQSIIAFLKTLSDKSFISNPKFAE, encoded by the coding sequence ATGATTAATTTTTTTGTAAAAACAATACTGGTTCTTGTATTTATTTTAAGCTGTATTTCCTGTACAGATGAGGTGATACAGCCATTGGAAAAAGATGAAGCGTATAACCTGCAGTTTCCATCTTATTTTCCGGAAATGACATTTGACGAATCAATTAATCCGGTGACTAAAAATGGAGTAGAGCTGGGAAGAAAATTATTCTATGAAGGCAGATTGTCCCGAAATAATACCATTTCATGCGGTTTCTGTCATATTCAGGAAAATGCTTTTACCCATCACGGTCACACAGTAAGTCATGGAGTTGACGATAGAATCGGAATCAGGAATGCACCACCTATTCAGAATATGGCTTTTTTGAAAAGATATATGTGGGACGGTGTAATTCATAATCTGAATGAACAGCCGATCAGCCCGATTACAGATGTTAATGAAATGGACAGTTCCATACCGGAAGCGATTTCGAAAATAAAAGATGATCAGAAGTATAAAAAACTGTTTAGGGAAGCCTACGGAGACGAAACCATTACCGGAGAAAGAATTCTGAAAGCATTGTCGCAGTTTATGGCTTCGTTGATTTCTGCAGATTCAAAATACGACAGATTCAAGCAGGGAAAAGAACAACTGACTTCAGCAGAATCTCAGGGAATGGTTTTGTTCGGGCAGAAGTGTGCTTCCTGTCATAGCGGAGAACTGTTTACCGATGAGAGTTTCAGAAACACGGGAATGTATTACAATACAGAATTCAAGGATGCAGGGCGTTACAGAGTTTCCCTTAATCAGGTGGATTGGATGAAATTTCGTGTTCCAAGTTTGAGAAATGTAGAATATACAGCACCTTATATGCATGACGGAAGATTTTACACCTTAGATGCAGTGCTCAATTTTTATTCAGATCAGGTAGAAGATAATGCCAATCTTGATCCTCAGCTGAAACAGAATGGTCATATAGGTATTGCCATGAACAGCCAGGAAAAACAGTCGATCATTGCATTCCTGAAAACATTATCGGATAAAAGTTTTATATCCAATCCAAAATTTGCAGAATAA
- a CDS encoding MbnP family protein, giving the protein MKISKYLSLFLIAFTLFSFVACESSRDDENPQDTTPGKLQIKFENGFNNVGDIVLNQTTQTSSNGQKHNFSALKYVISNISLIDENGNEFKYNENNPDKGAFIVDQADAVAGIIYLNLDGVPKNNYKKIKFGLGVSQKAYLLGQDGQAEFWTKAKQKGMTWSWAAGYIFVKLEGKYGNDAPSKEFMNHTGNMGNVTANQQVDLYREITLNLPTTARVTGQIRPSVHILADLNQFLSGDKALILATGNDMLMGSNQHLVDVTNNLTKMFKVDHVHND; this is encoded by the coding sequence ATGAAAATTTCTAAATATTTATCACTATTCTTAATTGCCTTTACTTTATTCTCTTTTGTAGCCTGCGAAAGCAGCAGAGATGACGAAAATCCACAGGATACAACCCCCGGAAAACTCCAGATCAAATTTGAAAACGGATTTAATAATGTTGGGGATATTGTCTTGAATCAAACAACTCAGACATCTTCTAACGGACAGAAACATAACTTTTCTGCTTTGAAATATGTAATCAGTAACATCTCACTGATAGACGAGAATGGAAATGAATTCAAATACAATGAAAACAACCCTGATAAAGGAGCTTTTATCGTAGATCAGGCAGATGCTGTAGCCGGAATTATATACCTTAATCTGGATGGTGTTCCGAAAAATAATTATAAGAAAATAAAATTCGGATTAGGTGTCAGCCAGAAAGCATACTTGTTAGGACAAGACGGGCAGGCTGAATTCTGGACAAAAGCCAAACAGAAGGGAATGACATGGTCATGGGCTGCCGGTTATATTTTTGTAAAACTGGAAGGGAAATATGGAAATGATGCTCCTTCAAAGGAATTCATGAATCATACCGGAAATATGGGAAATGTAACGGCTAATCAACAGGTTGATTTATACCGCGAAATCACATTGAATCTTCCTACAACAGCAAGAGTAACAGGTCAGATTCGCCCTTCTGTTCATATTCTGGCAGACCTGAACCAGTTTCTGAGCGGAGATAAGGCGCTTATTCTTGCCACTGGTAATGATATGCTGATGGGTTCAAACCAACACCTGGTAGATGTTACCAATAACCTTACAAAAATGTTTAAAGTAGATCACGTTCATAATGATTAA
- a CDS encoding T9SS type A sorting domain-containing protein, giving the protein MKTYLLLSQRTMRAAILASFLFLTNAMSSAQIVKTYASSQTNQVLGICLGCGVLNPQNAVGSNESDYSTLQVSVGLLARTEQTLIFPTTNTANNTNKLVLAIGSNGTPLSAQVLGGVSIETFNGDVSNNDYQSLATQLIKLGETDPSKGEIEMTMNIPFDRIKINVNSGLLNIGGELRVYYAYQYKDPFINFMAHSQDGLFTLDKNVAVEGSEVTLTNTSGKEVFRSKLTSNTFDTKQPQGIYIMKLQTKEGKTYSKKVIVK; this is encoded by the coding sequence ATGAAAACTTATTTATTACTTAGCCAACGCACCATGAGGGCTGCTATTTTGGCATCATTCCTATTTTTAACAAACGCAATGTCTTCTGCACAGATTGTGAAAACCTATGCAAGCAGCCAAACCAATCAGGTACTTGGAATTTGTTTAGGCTGCGGCGTACTGAATCCTCAAAATGCTGTAGGAAGCAATGAGAGTGACTACTCTACCCTACAGGTTTCTGTGGGACTTCTTGCAAGAACAGAACAGACATTGATTTTCCCTACTACTAATACCGCGAACAATACCAATAAACTTGTTCTTGCGATTGGTTCAAACGGAACTCCTCTATCTGCTCAGGTATTAGGCGGTGTATCTATTGAAACATTTAATGGCGATGTCTCGAATAATGATTATCAAAGTCTTGCAACACAGCTTATTAAGCTTGGAGAGACGGATCCAAGTAAAGGTGAAATTGAAATGACTATGAACATTCCTTTCGACCGTATCAAAATCAATGTGAATTCAGGACTACTGAATATTGGTGGAGAGCTTAGAGTATATTATGCTTATCAGTACAAAGATCCATTCATCAATTTTATGGCTCACAGCCAGGACGGCCTGTTTACTCTTGACAAAAATGTTGCTGTAGAAGGTTCTGAGGTTACTTTAACCAATACTTCAGGAAAAGAGGTATTTCGTTCTAAACTGACATCGAATACTTTTGATACCAAACAGCCACAAGGAATATACATTATGAAGCTTCAGACAAAAGAAGGAAAAACATATTCTAAAAAAGTGATCGTAAAATAA